The window CCACTTCGGCTTCACGCTGCTCTCGGATGCGGCGCCGGCGTTCGCCGACGTCGTCCGCGGCGATCTGCGGCTGCTGCTGAGCGGTCCCACCAGCTCCGCGGGACGGCCGATGCCCGACGGGCGGCGGCCCGAGCCGGGCGGCTGGAATCGGATTCATTTCGTCGTCGAGGACCTCACGGCCGAGGTCGCACGGCTGCGCGCCGCCGGTGTGCGGTTCCGAAACGATGTCGTCACCGGTCCGGGCGGATCGCAGATCCTGCTCGAGGATCCGTCCGGCAACCCGATCGAGCTGTTCCAGCCCGCCCGCCGGGGCGCGGCGTGACGGTCGTCGGCGACGTCCTCCGCGGGTTCGCGAGAATTTACGTCCTGCGCCGCGCGGCGGAGGGACCGGTCTACGGGTTGGTCTTGCTCGAAGAGTTGCAACGGCGCGGGTACGCGCTCGGTCCCGGCACACTTTACCCGCTGCTGCACGGGTTGGAAGACCAGGGCCTCTTGGCCCGCGAGAACCGGATCGTGGGAGGACGGGTGCGCAAGTACTACGTCCTCACGCCGGCCGGCGCCCGCACCCTCGCGGACGCCCGGTCGAAGATCCAAGGGTTGGTCGGCGACATGCTCGAGATCCGCAGGCCGGCCCGCCGGGGGCCGGTGATCCACGGCGCGGGGGAGCGGCCCCCGGCGCTCATACGGCCGGACATCCTGCGCGCGCGCCTGACCGCCCGCGCGACCCGACGCACGCCGGTCGTGATCGACGTTCGGGACGACGAGGAGTACGTCGCGGGACACCTCCCCGGCGCGCGCCACATCCCGGCCGACGAGCTTGCCGCGCGGTACCGCGAACTGCCCGGCCGCCGGCTGCACGTGACCTACTGCAACATGCGTCACCGGGACACCGCGCGCAGCGTCCGCGCCGCGGCA is drawn from bacterium and contains these coding sequences:
- a CDS encoding VOC family protein, with the translated sequence MATVNVRYMVHDVNASVAFYTNHFGFTLLSDAAPAFADVVRGDLRLLLSGPTSSAGRPMPDGRRPEPGGWNRIHFVVEDLTAEVARLRAAGVRFRNDVVTGPGGSQILLEDPSGNPIELFQPARRGAA
- a CDS encoding rhodanese-like domain-containing protein, which produces MTVVGDVLRGFARIYVLRRAAEGPVYGLVLLEELQRRGYALGPGTLYPLLHGLEDQGLLARENRIVGGRVRKYYVLTPAGARTLADARSKIQGLVGDMLEIRRPARRGPVIHGAGERPPALIRPDILRARLTARATRRTPVVIDVRDDEEYVAGHLPGARHIPADELAARYRELPGRRLHVTYCNMRHRDTARSVRAAALLREQGREAHALDGGFPAWAAAGYPVERGRPA